A portion of the Calothrix sp. 336/3 genome contains these proteins:
- a CDS encoding TrkA family potassium uptake protein yields the protein MKPRIIVCGLGRTGYKIFRLLRQQGALVTGVHHHSIPGERAGDVIIGELHAASTLKAAGIQQAHALVIAGGDDAINLWIVMQARVLNPRIRIINRFFNSSLGERLDQALSDHLSMSVAGLAAPVFAFAALGNQAIGQLKLFQETWPIHEERIDDNHKWRGRLLSELWEDRSRMLIYYLPVEGDIDLVSAMIAGQRLKVGDRLIVGTQPRVRSVRKSMFAKLLKVFTSLRQFKHHAQSVLAGAVVVMVIVMIATLTYVSAEMNLSVVDALYFSVGMITGAGGNDQVIEKAPDSIKIFTVVMMLVGAAVFGIWYALLNDFILGTRFKQFWDAATVPHRHHYIVCGLGGLGLKIVQQLHASGHEVVVIEPDGNNKYVNSARSLSIPIIHADGSFTATLQAANVKSAAAVLAVTGNDAINIEIALKAKALTPKVPVIVHYTDPDFARMAQQVFDFEAVLSPAELAAPAFAAAALGGRILGNGITADTLWVAFATLITPSHPFCGQRVKDAAMSADFVPMYLETTYQTIHGWDLLETHLSGGDILYLTMPANKLYQLWRYTPTSQVMVK from the coding sequence ATGAAACCTCGAATTATAGTTTGCGGTTTAGGACGTACCGGATACAAGATTTTTCGTTTGCTGCGGCAGCAAGGGGCATTAGTTACAGGTGTCCATCATCACTCGATCCCCGGAGAGCGGGCTGGTGATGTGATTATCGGTGAGTTACACGCCGCCAGCACCTTAAAAGCAGCTGGGATTCAGCAGGCACACGCTTTGGTAATTGCAGGTGGTGACGATGCCATTAACCTGTGGATTGTTATGCAAGCGCGGGTTTTAAATCCTCGGATTCGGATTATTAATCGATTTTTTAATAGTAGTTTGGGAGAGCGTTTGGATCAAGCTCTCTCTGACCATTTAAGCATGAGTGTGGCGGGTTTAGCTGCACCAGTTTTTGCCTTTGCGGCTTTGGGAAATCAGGCGATTGGACAATTAAAACTGTTTCAGGAAACTTGGCCCATCCATGAGGAACGTATAGATGATAACCATAAGTGGCGAGGTCGTCTACTGAGTGAGTTATGGGAAGATCGATCGCGGATGTTGATTTATTACTTACCTGTGGAGGGGGATATTGATTTAGTCTCCGCCATGATTGCGGGGCAAAGATTAAAGGTGGGCGATCGCCTGATTGTGGGAACCCAACCCCGTGTTCGTAGTGTCCGCAAATCTATGTTTGCCAAGCTACTAAAGGTTTTCACAAGTTTACGACAATTTAAACACCATGCCCAATCAGTACTAGCTGGGGCAGTAGTCGTGATGGTAATTGTCATGATTGCTACTCTTACCTATGTCTCGGCGGAAATGAACTTGTCTGTGGTGGATGCCTTATATTTTTCCGTGGGGATGATTACTGGGGCGGGTGGTAATGACCAAGTGATTGAAAAAGCACCTGATAGTATTAAAATCTTCACCGTAGTCATGATGTTAGTTGGGGCAGCTGTATTTGGGATTTGGTATGCCCTACTGAATGACTTTATCCTGGGTACACGCTTTAAACAGTTTTGGGATGCTGCCACCGTTCCCCATCGCCATCATTATATTGTTTGTGGTTTGGGTGGTTTAGGTTTAAAGATTGTGCAGCAGCTCCACGCTAGTGGGCACGAAGTCGTGGTAATTGAGCCTGACGGAAATAATAAATATGTCAACAGTGCCCGGAGTTTAAGTATTCCCATTATCCATGCCGATGGGAGTTTCACCGCCACATTACAAGCAGCGAATGTCAAATCTGCGGCGGCGGTTTTAGCTGTCACTGGTAACGATGCCATTAATATCGAGATTGCCCTGAAAGCCAAAGCTTTAACACCTAAAGTGCCAGTTATTGTTCACTACACAGATCCTGATTTTGCCCGGATGGCACAACAGGTTTTTGATTTTGAAGCGGTTCTTAGCCCTGCCGAATTAGCTGCTCCTGCTTTTGCGGCGGCTGCCCTCGGTGGACGTATTTTAGGTAACGGTATTACTGCTGATACTCTTTGGGTTGCCTTTGCTACTTTAATTACTCCTTCCCATCCTTTTTGTGGGCAAAGAGTCAAAGACGCAGCAATGTCAGCTGACTTTGTACCTATGTATTTAGAAACAACTTATCAGACAATTCATGGGTGGGATTTGTTAGAAACTCATCTGTCTGGAGGAGATATTTTATACTTAACCATGCCTGCAAATAAACTATATCAATTGTGGCGATATACACCGACCTCTCAAGTTATGGTGAAGTAG
- a CDS encoding aminoglycoside phosphotransferase family protein has protein sequence MVLSLSSYNVIQHLQEAGLCSSEDGASADAELPESWSKNLNFVVTLGGDRTLLVKQAGEFTDGIPQDFFNEWLFHQLLQQFPVLGNISQISSLVLHFSPEKSILVRNYLTDYVELASFYHQHQIFPLEIATAIGGSLGILHRATYNRREYRDFMATAPQGEYRYYFYNPAQGVESLIPEDFGQIPREAWEFYRSYQRDESLEGAIAELAYTWNPCCLTHNDLNFHNILLHSRWESLDDCLVRLIDWEAVNWGDPIYDLAGLVASYLRVWLDSLIVDPTLDLSESLDLAIVPLERLQPSILALVQAYIESFPVILNHRQDLLTDLIKFVGLVLIQRQKTEIKQKKIFNNRGLATLQFAQNCLTFPQNLVETIFGISASEIIQPFLKFNQSLSVERESNLVPLYYEKTRLRGC, from the coding sequence ATGGTATTATCACTGTCTTCTTATAATGTTATCCAGCATCTGCAAGAAGCAGGTCTGTGTAGCTCAGAAGATGGCGCATCTGCTGACGCTGAATTACCTGAGAGTTGGAGTAAAAATCTCAATTTTGTTGTCACTTTAGGGGGCGATCGCACTCTCTTGGTGAAACAAGCAGGAGAGTTCACAGATGGGATTCCCCAGGATTTTTTCAATGAGTGGTTATTTCATCAGCTGTTACAGCAGTTCCCAGTATTAGGCAATATTTCCCAAATTAGCTCACTAGTACTGCATTTTTCTCCTGAAAAGTCAATACTTGTCCGTAACTACCTCACAGATTATGTCGAGTTAGCTAGCTTTTATCATCAGCATCAAATTTTTCCCCTAGAAATCGCAACTGCAATTGGTGGCAGTTTGGGGATACTCCACCGCGCTACCTATAACCGTCGGGAATATCGAGATTTTATGGCAACTGCTCCCCAGGGGGAGTACCGTTACTATTTTTACAATCCGGCTCAAGGTGTAGAATCACTGATACCAGAGGATTTTGGGCAAATTCCTAGGGAAGCGTGGGAGTTTTATCGCTCCTATCAACGGGATGAAAGTTTAGAAGGGGCGATCGCCGAGTTAGCCTATACATGGAATCCCTGTTGTCTGACTCATAATGACTTGAATTTCCACAATATCCTGCTACATTCCCGATGGGAGAGTTTAGATGACTGTCTGGTGCGGTTAATAGACTGGGAAGCAGTTAACTGGGGAGATCCCATCTATGATTTAGCAGGTTTAGTTGCTAGTTATCTGCGAGTGTGGCTAGATAGTTTAATTGTAGATCCCACCCTAGATTTATCAGAATCTCTCGATTTAGCTATCGTTCCTTTAGAGAGATTACAACCGAGTATTTTGGCATTAGTTCAAGCCTATATAGAGAGTTTTCCTGTCATTCTTAACCATCGCCAAGATTTATTGACAGACTTAATTAAATTTGTTGGTTTGGTACTGATTCAAAGACAAAAAACAGAGATTAAACAGAAAAAGATTTTTAACAATCGGGGTTTGGCTACACTGCAATTTGCTCAAAATTGCCTCACCTTTCCCCAAAATTTAGTAGAAACTATCTTTGGTATTTCTGCGTCAGAAATTATTCAACCATTCCTCAAATTTAACCAATCATTGTCAGTAGAAAGGGAATCAAATTTAGTGCCTCTTTACTACGAAAAAACCCGTCTACGCGGTTGTTAG
- a CDS encoding histidinol-phosphate transaminase gives MLPFIRPDLAKFSAYKPHPGSDNAEPVQPTQIDRLDTNESPYDLPSELKEKLAWNYQQIIESNRYPDGGHEELKRAIAEYVNESAHLAASSITSEHISVGNGSDELIRSLLIATCLHQGAILVAHPTFSMYAILAQTLGIPVVTVPRNSDNFAIDINAAQSAIESTQNPPIRAVFVVHPNSPTANALTDAEISWLKSLPREILVVIDEAYFEFSQSSLVGEILHHENWTVLRTFSKAFRLAAHRVGYCIAHPELIAILEKVRLPYNLPSFSLAAAIAAMQNRQLLLASISETLTERDKMIAHLSANPSFQVWDSTTNFIFLRPVTGDASSLKQLHQQLKAQGTLVREINQGLRITIGTPAENSRTLERLQAAR, from the coding sequence ATGTTGCCATTTATTCGTCCAGATTTAGCCAAGTTCAGTGCCTATAAACCTCATCCTGGAAGTGATAATGCTGAACCAGTACAACCGACGCAAATTGATAGATTAGATACTAACGAAAGTCCCTATGATTTGCCTAGTGAACTTAAGGAAAAGCTAGCATGGAACTATCAGCAAATTATTGAGAGTAACCGTTATCCTGATGGTGGGCATGAAGAATTAAAGAGGGCGATCGCCGAATATGTCAACGAATCTGCCCATCTTGCTGCCTCTAGCATTACTTCTGAGCATATTTCTGTGGGTAACGGTTCTGATGAACTCATCCGCTCCCTATTAATTGCTACCTGTCTGCATCAGGGTGCAATTTTGGTTGCTCACCCCACCTTTTCCATGTATGCAATCTTGGCACAAACCCTTGGTATTCCCGTTGTCACCGTACCGAGAAACTCAGATAATTTTGCCATAGATATCAATGCTGCCCAAAGTGCCATAGAATCAACCCAAAATCCCCCCATCCGGGCAGTTTTTGTGGTGCATCCCAATTCCCCCACAGCCAATGCTCTCACCGATGCTGAAATATCTTGGTTAAAAAGTTTACCAAGGGAAATATTAGTCGTGATTGACGAGGCATATTTTGAATTTAGTCAAAGCAGCCTAGTTGGTGAGATATTACACCATGAGAACTGGACAGTTCTACGGACTTTTTCTAAAGCTTTTCGTCTGGCGGCACATCGTGTAGGTTACTGTATTGCCCATCCAGAACTGATTGCCATTTTAGAGAAAGTGCGTTTACCTTACAACCTACCTAGCTTTTCCTTAGCAGCAGCGATCGCGGCAATGCAAAACCGCCAATTATTACTCGCAAGTATCTCTGAAACCTTGACGGAAAGAGACAAGATGATTGCCCATCTCTCTGCCAATCCCAGTTTTCAAGTTTGGGATAGTACAACTAATTTTATCTTTCTCCGTCCGGTGACAGGGGATGCATCCTCTTTAAAACAACTACATCAGCAATTGAAAGCCCAAGGAACCTTAGTTAGGGAAATCAATCAGGGTTTACGCATCACTATTGGAACACCAGCAGAGAATAGCCGTACCCTGGAACGATTGCAAGCAGCAAGATGA
- the gor gene encoding glutathione-disulfide reductase, translating to MTYDYDLFVIGAGSGGLAASKRAASYGAKVAIAENDLVGGTCVIRGCVPKKLMVYASHFPALFTDAAGYGWEVGEYNLDWEKFITSIDNEVRRLSKLHISFLEKAGVQLISGRGTLIDAHTVEVDGKKYTTEKILIAVGGRPVKPDLPGMEHAITSNEIFHLQEKPQHIAIIGAGYIGTEFACIMRGLGCQVTQIIRKDLILKGFDDDIRNNIQEGMIQHGINIVKNAVVQSLEKTPEGIKINFADENQPAITADVFLAATGRTPNVDGLGLENAGVEMVSSQLEGPGYKSTQAIAVNESSQTSQSNIYAVGDVTDRINLTPVAIGEGRAFADSEFGNNRRLFSHETIATAVFSTPEAATVGLTEAEAKKKYGEDNVTIFRTRFRPMYYTLTGKDEKTMMKLVVETATEKILGAHMVGENAAEIIQGVAIAVKMGATKADFDATVGIHPSAAEEFVTMR from the coding sequence ATGACTTACGATTATGATTTATTCGTTATCGGTGCGGGTTCTGGTGGATTAGCCGCTTCTAAACGTGCTGCTAGCTATGGGGCAAAGGTAGCGATCGCGGAAAATGATTTAGTCGGTGGTACCTGTGTGATTCGTGGTTGTGTCCCCAAAAAGCTCATGGTATACGCTTCTCACTTTCCGGCTTTGTTTACAGATGCGGCAGGGTACGGCTGGGAAGTAGGGGAATACAATTTAGATTGGGAAAAATTCATCACATCCATTGATAACGAAGTTCGCCGACTGTCAAAATTACATATTAGTTTTCTAGAAAAAGCTGGGGTACAGTTAATCTCTGGTCGTGGTACCCTGATTGATGCCCACACCGTGGAAGTAGACGGCAAAAAATACACCACTGAGAAAATTTTAATTGCTGTGGGTGGTCGTCCGGTGAAACCAGATTTACCGGGAATGGAACACGCAATCACTTCCAATGAAATTTTTCATCTCCAGGAAAAGCCCCAGCATATCGCCATCATCGGTGCTGGTTACATTGGCACAGAATTCGCTTGTATTATGCGGGGTTTGGGTTGTCAGGTGACACAAATTATCCGCAAAGACTTAATTCTCAAGGGTTTTGACGATGATATCCGCAACAATATCCAAGAAGGGATGATTCAACACGGGATTAACATTGTTAAAAATGCGGTGGTGCAATCCTTAGAGAAAACCCCAGAAGGTATAAAAATCAACTTTGCCGACGAGAATCAGCCAGCGATAACTGCCGATGTCTTCTTAGCTGCCACCGGGAGAACCCCCAATGTGGACGGTTTAGGCTTAGAAAATGCCGGAGTGGAAATGGTTTCCAGCCAGTTGGAGGGACCTGGATATAAATCTACCCAGGCGATCGCGGTGAATGAATCGAGTCAAACATCCCAGTCAAATATCTACGCTGTCGGTGATGTTACGGATAGAATCAACCTCACTCCAGTAGCAATTGGGGAAGGCAGAGCCTTTGCGGATAGTGAATTTGGCAATAACCGCCGCCTCTTCAGTCACGAAACCATTGCCACTGCTGTGTTTTCCACCCCCGAAGCAGCCACAGTCGGCTTAACGGAAGCAGAAGCCAAGAAAAAATACGGTGAAGATAATGTAACTATTTTTCGTACCCGTTTTCGCCCCATGTACTACACCTTGACGGGGAAAGACGAGAAAACCATGATGAAGTTGGTAGTGGAAACAGCCACCGAAAAGATTCTCGGAGCGCATATGGTGGGAGAAAACGCCGCCGAAATCATTCAAGGAGTGGCGATCGCGGTGAAAATGGGAGCCACCAAAGCCGATTTTGATGCTACCGTCGGCATCCACCCCAGCGCTGCGGAGGAATTTGTCACCATGCGTTAG
- a CDS encoding YqiA/YcfP family alpha/beta fold hydrolase: MQYIYLHGFASSPNSAKAKYFRDRYSQLSLSLDIPDLNQGDFSHLTITRQIQQISSQFSEPSSQVTLIGSSLGGLTSALIAEKYHQVQQLILLAPAFDFLSHWLPKLGEEKVKNWQEENYINVYHYGEKQELPLSYDFILDAQQYHDKKLQRSLPTLIFHGIHDEVIPIQASRNYAKNRPWVKLVELDSDHALDNVLAEIWQGIKQHHNFFDSQKTV, translated from the coding sequence TTGCAATACATCTACCTTCATGGTTTTGCCTCTAGCCCTAATTCTGCGAAGGCGAAATATTTCCGCGATCGCTACTCTCAACTTTCCCTTTCCCTAGATATCCCCGACTTAAATCAAGGTGATTTTTCCCACCTGACTATTACTCGGCAAATTCAGCAAATTAGTTCCCAGTTTTCTGAACCATCATCGCAGGTGACATTAATTGGTTCCAGTTTAGGAGGATTAACTTCTGCCCTAATTGCAGAAAAATATCACCAGGTACAACAGTTAATTTTACTTGCTCCTGCCTTTGATTTTCTTTCCCACTGGTTGCCGAAATTAGGAGAGGAAAAAGTTAAAAATTGGCAGGAAGAAAATTATATCAATGTCTATCACTACGGGGAAAAACAAGAATTGCCTCTCAGTTATGATTTCATCCTAGATGCCCAGCAATATCATGATAAAAAATTGCAGCGTTCCCTACCAACCTTAATTTTCCATGGTATCCATGACGAAGTTATCCCCATTCAAGCAAGTCGTAACTATGCCAAAAACCGCCCTTGGGTAAAATTGGTGGAGTTAGATAGCGATCATGCTTTAGATAATGTTTTGGCAGAAATTTGGCAAGGAATCAAACAACATCACAATTTTTTTGATTCTCAAAAAACTGTATAA